Proteins found in one Prosthecobacter sp. genomic segment:
- a CDS encoding FAD-dependent oxidoreductase, with translation MNPDVLIIGGGSAGVAAALAAARQGANTLLVERHGFFGGAGTASLVHSFCGLYDLPPTPDTAPKVANPGIPAELERALLAQGIAHGPLRMGKVDVLMHQPQQLALFYDQWCAKQSNLKMLLHTEVIHAAVEGNRISEVTLHCRGTSWKLRPRTIVDASGDAVLATLANHPWDKTPAQELQRPAYIVGLGEVDAAALTGDGPLKIAGCLAKAIQEKKLPSEAAGAHFRASGALNEVFLTLDLPGDSPECPFDATDPRSLTWIEMQGREVTFAIVDHLRSSLEGFAKARVTTLPVRAGIRESRRWIAEAVLTEEDILASRSGDQAVANATWPLELRETARGPRLLYPHEPKACGIPLGALRARDLQNVFVAGRCLSATHRAQASIRVMGTALATGQAAGIAAASDEQDTATLAQQVRAVLRKLEPAQ, from the coding sequence ATGAATCCCGACGTTCTCATCATCGGCGGTGGCAGCGCAGGCGTGGCGGCAGCTCTGGCGGCCGCACGTCAGGGCGCGAACACGCTGCTTGTCGAGCGACACGGCTTCTTCGGTGGTGCGGGTACCGCTTCGCTCGTGCATTCGTTTTGCGGCCTGTATGACCTGCCGCCAACGCCAGATACCGCACCGAAAGTCGCGAATCCTGGCATCCCTGCCGAGCTTGAACGCGCATTGCTCGCCCAAGGCATCGCGCACGGGCCGCTGCGCATGGGCAAGGTCGATGTGCTGATGCATCAGCCGCAGCAACTCGCCCTGTTTTACGATCAATGGTGCGCCAAGCAGTCGAACTTGAAGATGCTGCTGCACACCGAGGTCATTCACGCCGCTGTTGAAGGCAATCGCATCAGCGAAGTGACTCTGCACTGCCGTGGTACATCCTGGAAGCTGCGTCCGCGCACCATCGTCGATGCCAGCGGCGATGCAGTGCTGGCGACACTCGCAAATCATCCGTGGGACAAGACTCCGGCGCAGGAACTGCAACGTCCCGCCTACATCGTCGGTCTTGGCGAGGTCGATGCTGCCGCACTCACAGGCGATGGTCCGTTGAAAATCGCCGGATGCCTCGCGAAGGCAATTCAGGAGAAAAAACTGCCTTCTGAGGCCGCAGGCGCGCATTTTCGCGCCAGCGGCGCTTTGAACGAAGTTTTCCTCACACTCGACCTGCCGGGCGATTCGCCAGAATGCCCGTTTGATGCCACTGATCCGCGCAGTCTGACGTGGATCGAGATGCAGGGCCGCGAAGTGACCTTTGCCATCGTCGATCATCTGCGTTCATCGCTGGAAGGCTTTGCCAAGGCGCGCGTCACCACATTGCCGGTGCGCGCGGGCATTCGCGAAAGCCGGCGCTGGATCGCTGAAGCCGTTTTGACTGAGGAAGACATCCTTGCAAGCCGCAGCGGTGATCAGGCAGTCGCAAACGCCACCTGGCCGTTGGAACTGCGTGAAACGGCCCGCGGGCCGCGGCTGCTATATCCGCATGAACCGAAAGCCTGTGGCATTCCGCTGGGGGCCTTGCGCGCCCGCGATTTGCAAAACGTATTCGTCGCCGGACGCTGCCTTTCCGCCACACATCGGGCGCAAGCCAGCATTCGTGTCATGGGCACGGCTTTAGCGACGGGACAGGCGGCGGGCATCGCCGCCGCATCGGATGAACAAGATACCGCAACCCTCGCACAGCAGGTGCGCGCGGTTTTGCGCAAACTGGAGCCAGCACAGTGA